A single Candidatus Sulfotelmatobacter sp. DNA region contains:
- a CDS encoding cystathionine beta-synthase has protein sequence MSSVLDGLEYHETVLSLVGRTPLVRIRKLAADCPAPVLAKLEYFNPGGSVKDRIGLAMVEAAVREGRLLPGGTIVECTSGNTGLGLAMVAAVLGYRAVFCMPDKVSSEKVNLLKAFGAEVLLSPTAVAPDSPESYYSVAKRVAAERTGACLMNQYYNPANPLAHYQSTGPEIWEQTRGRVTHFVAGMGTGGTISGTGRYLKEKNAGVQVVGADPVGSILRHYKETGKITEAHPYKIEGVGEDFIPGATDFKVVDRILSCSDRDGLNTARRLAREEAIFVGGSSGMAAWVAFQVARALTPNDLVVVLLPDTGERYLTKVHSDEWMRDNHLLDPEITRVHEVLGTKGRKLPRLLSVEADEPVRRALQLVEQHDITQIPVFRKGQLVGTVFDNELLKRVLENSQVLDQQVATLMGEPLPVVDAGEPVSHVTNLLTSRTPAVLIREDGHVKGILTRFDMLQFIAGNE, from the coding sequence GTGAGCAGCGTTCTCGACGGTCTCGAGTACCACGAGACGGTGCTGAGCCTCGTTGGGCGCACGCCCCTGGTCCGCATTCGCAAGCTCGCGGCAGACTGTCCGGCGCCGGTGCTCGCCAAGCTCGAATACTTCAATCCCGGCGGGAGCGTGAAGGACCGGATTGGCCTGGCGATGGTGGAGGCGGCGGTGCGCGAGGGGCGACTCCTGCCCGGCGGCACGATCGTCGAGTGCACGTCGGGAAACACCGGGCTTGGCCTCGCGATGGTGGCGGCGGTGCTCGGATATCGCGCCGTGTTCTGCATGCCGGACAAGGTGTCGAGCGAAAAGGTCAACCTGCTCAAGGCGTTCGGCGCCGAGGTGCTCCTGAGCCCGACCGCGGTGGCGCCAGATTCTCCCGAGTCCTACTACTCGGTCGCGAAGCGAGTGGCGGCCGAGCGCACCGGCGCCTGCCTCATGAACCAGTACTACAATCCCGCCAACCCCCTTGCGCACTACCAGTCGACGGGTCCCGAGATCTGGGAGCAGACCCGTGGCCGCGTCACGCACTTCGTGGCGGGAATGGGAACGGGCGGCACGATCTCGGGCACCGGCAGGTACCTGAAAGAAAAGAACGCCGGTGTGCAGGTGGTGGGCGCCGATCCGGTGGGGTCGATCCTCAGGCACTACAAGGAGACCGGCAAGATCACTGAGGCCCACCCCTACAAGATCGAGGGGGTCGGCGAGGACTTCATTCCCGGCGCGACCGACTTCAAGGTCGTGGATCGAATCCTCTCGTGCAGCGACCGCGACGGCCTGAACACCGCGCGCCGGCTGGCGCGGGAGGAGGCGATCTTCGTCGGCGGTTCCTCGGGCATGGCGGCCTGGGTCGCCTTCCAGGTCGCGCGCGCGCTGACACCCAACGATCTGGTGGTGGTGCTGCTCCCCGACACCGGTGAGCGCTACCTGACCAAGGTCCACAGCGACGAGTGGATGCGCGACAACCACCTGCTCGATCCCGAGATCACGCGGGTTCACGAGGTGCTCGGGACCAAGGGACGGAAGCTGCCGAGGCTGCTCTCGGTGGAAGCCGACGAGCCGGTGCGGCGCGCGCTCCAGCTGGTCGAGCAGCACGACATCACCCAGATTCCGGTGTTTCGAAAGGGGCAGCTGGTGGGCACGGTATTCGACAACGAGCTGCTGAAACGTGTCCTCGAGAACTCGCAGGTGCTCGATCAGCAGGTGGCAACGCTGATGGGCGAGCCGCTACCGGTGGTGGACGCCGGCGAGCCGGTCAGCCACGTGACCAACCTGCTCACCTCGCGTACGCCGGCGGTGCTGATTCGCGAGGACGGCCATGTCAAAGGCATTCTGACCCGCTTCGACATGCTCCAGTTCATCGCGGGGAACGAGTAA